A DNA window from Setaria viridis chromosome 2, Setaria_viridis_v4.0, whole genome shotgun sequence contains the following coding sequences:
- the LOC117845690 gene encoding uncharacterized protein gives MGNYFKWLWRPQIFHSLQLRTPKPSIPFLPSPPLASRAGRILPCLEATEPPERTPPALTSGLRADLARRYHRSIQPPLHLGFISAAGFQPAEAPHPSAAAARAVAGAADFSFDFVPRPTSLNHRWHPCDVRDGRVLVDCRRFTEDDDEEERLSLDLAVCDPLSRRYLLLPPMTDDLLASVGLRNQDMFNSGASFIPSEDMEDETSFSVMCWMHSKTKFVVFFFSSCSGHRHWSVGASTSWDDLGLHEQVDSLGSCQCVYGCFYWKLNYTNKLLKLDMSTMELSTCDLPPDHEDGDIVIVESGEGKVAMFSQLGAGRSVDYYNLLQDGTEKSHEWHIKGTIPLPAQYTSEFYISGPAEGCIFLAGTQKEQDAVHSVFFSLEIKSFKIERVSRKTFAFRYALPYFGFPPSMTLRRIQGYEVD, from the exons ATGGGAAATTATTTCAAATGGCTTTGGCGTCCCCAAATCTTCCACTCCCTTCAGCTCCGCACCCCAAAACCCtccatccccttcctcccttcGCCGCCTCTGGCGTCGCGGGCTGGCCGGATCCTCCCCTGCCTCGAAGCCACGGAGCCGCCGGAGCGCACGCCCCCGGCCCTCACCAGCGGCCTCCGCGCCGACCTCGCCCGCCGGTACCACCGCTCCATCCAACCGCCCCTACATCTCGGCTTCATCAGCGCCGCAGGCTTCCAACCTGCCGAGGCGCCCCatccctcggccgccgccgcccgcgcggtcGCAGGCGCCGCCGACTTCTCCTTCGACTTCGTCCCTCGCCCCACCAGCTTGAACCACCGCTGGCATCCGTGCGATGTCCGCGACGGCCGTGTCCTCGTCGACTGCAGGCGCTTCAcggaagacgacgacgaggaggagcgctTATCCTTGGACCTCGCGGTGTGCGACCCCTTGTCCAGGCGATACCTGCTGCTGCCGCCCATGACCGATGACCTGCTCGCCTCCGTCGGCCTCCGAAACCAAGACATGTTCAATTCCGGTGCCTCCTTTATCCCTTCTGAAGATATGGAGGACGAGACATCATTCAGTGTGATGTGCTGGATGCATTCCAAGACCAAGTTTGTGGTATTTTTCTTCTCTTCATGCTCTGGCCATCGCCACTGGAGTGTTGGTGCATCTACCAGTTGGGATGATCTAGGCTTGCACGAACAAGTCGACTCGCTGGGTTCATGCCAATGCGTGTATGGCTGCTTCTATTGGAAGCTGAACTACACAAACAAGCTGCTCAAGCTTGACATGAGCACTATGGAGTTATCCACATGTGACCTCCCTCCTGATCATGAGGATGGGGATATCGTCATTGTGGAGTCAGGGGAAGGCAAGGTTGCGATGTTTAGTCAACTTGGTGCAGGCAGATCAGTGGATTATTACAACCTTTTGCAAGATGGCACTGAGAAGTCCCATGAGTGGCATATCAAGGGTACCATCCCATTGCCAGCCCAGTATACTAGTGAATTCTACATTAGTGGTCCAGCTGAAGGATGCATTTTTCTAGCAGGCACTCAAAAAGAACAGGATGCGGTACATTCAGTGTTCTTCTCACTTGAGATTAAGTCTTTCAAAATTGAGAGGGTCAGTAGGAAAACCTTTGCCTTTCGCTATGCCCTTCCGTATTTTGGATTCCCGCCATCTATGACTCTAAGAAGAATTCAAGGATATGAAGTG GATTAG